In the genome of Bacillota bacterium, one region contains:
- a CDS encoding rubrerythrin family protein, with the protein MRKMTEANLREAFSGESQAHMRYLIYADQAEKDGKPNVANLFRAIAYAERVHATNHFKALGLLGDTVANLADGEAGENFENEEMYPAYDAVADLQEEKEAKRSIHFALEAEKIHEVMYRDAGEIVSAGNDIEQDTVLICPICGHTVFNEAPDRCPVCGAKKDQYHKFVAG; encoded by the coding sequence ATGCGCAAGATGACGGAAGCCAACCTGCGGGAAGCCTTCTCCGGTGAGAGCCAAGCCCATATGCGGTATCTCATCTATGCCGACCAAGCCGAGAAGGACGGTAAGCCCAATGTAGCTAACCTGTTCCGAGCCATCGCCTATGCCGAACGGGTTCATGCTACCAATCACTTCAAGGCCCTAGGTCTTTTGGGTGATACTGTAGCCAACCTCGCCGATGGTGAGGCCGGGGAGAATTTCGAAAACGAGGAAATGTATCCTGCCTATGACGCGGTAGCGGACCTCCAAGAGGAGAAGGAAGCCAAGCGGAGCATCCATTTTGCCCTCGAGGCAGAGAAAATCCATGAAGTGATGTATCGCGATGCCGGCGAGATTGTGTCTGCAGGCAATGACATTGAGCAGGATACTGTGCTTATTTGTCCCATTTGTGGTCATACTGTCTTCAATGAGGCGCCTGACAGATGTCCCGTTTGCGGGGCTAAGAAGGACCAATACCATAAGTTTGTTGCCGGTTAA